A window from Amblyomma americanum isolate KBUSLIRL-KWMA chromosome 7, ASM5285725v1, whole genome shotgun sequence encodes these proteins:
- the LOC144097633 gene encoding transmembrane protein 60, with amino-acid sequence MADEPTEDQGKPRSLRIWSKMAVLHKVLLAWFLFTVFLVLLALRLDEKTDWNWFIVFVPMWAFDIKLFLYLTIRLMKSCKRRHDNSREIRRRLWALCCLLLKSAFQICLCTRLQYTSSFPWVFVALPLWILLLGVSCNVLVHLISQS; translated from the coding sequence ATGGCTGACGAGCCAACGGAAGACCAAGGCAAGCCAAGATCGCTAAGGATTTGGTCAAAAATGGCAGTGCTTCATAAAGTTCTTCTCGCGTGGTTTTTGTTCACCGTTTTTCTCGTACTGCTTGCGCTCAGACTGGACGAGAAGACGGACTGGAATTGGTTCATCGTGTTTGTTCCCATGTGGGCGTTTGACATCAAGCTTTTTCTTTATCTGACCATACGCCTGATGAAGTCGTGCAAGCGACGACACGATAACTCGCGCGAGATACGGCGGAGGCTGTGGGCTCTGTGCTGCCTGCTCCTGAAGTCTGCTTTTCAAATATGCCTCTGCACGCGACTGCAGTACACTTCAAGCTTTCCGTGGGTGTTCGTGGCCCTGCCGCTGTGGATTCTCCTGCTTGGTGTCTCGTGCAATGTGCTCGTGCATCTGATATCTCAAAGTTGA